The Astyanax mexicanus isolate ESR-SI-001 chromosome 7, AstMex3_surface, whole genome shotgun sequence genome has a window encoding:
- the slc2a15a gene encoding solute carrier family 2 member 15a: MAEEVLITSPGKITSHLTSSLLAVALLTSFGSSMLYGYNLAVVNSPAGYIKDFYNRTVVSRNGTGLNGEALTLMYSLTVSVFAIGGLIGSLMVGMLVTRFGRKGTVVNSTVLVFIAGSLMGFSRICRSPEMVIFGRFITGIHSGISLSVVPMYLGEIAPKNLRGFLGLMPSIFICIGVFSAQLLGLHELLGKEEHWPLFLSLVVVPTFIQLMLLPWFPESPRYLLIEKHNVHATITALKWYRAKCNIQSEIEEMQEEQRSLSTVDTVSVWQLLLDPTVRWQVLSVVVINIGMQLSGIDAIWFYTNDIFENAGIPAPEIPYTTVGTGAIEIIAGLIGCFTIERLGRRPLIIGGFAVMGMCCAGITLSLILQTHVYFMKYVSVGCVVGIIAGFCIGPAGVPFLITAELFKQSHRPAAYTVGGSLNWMSNFTIGFIFPFLQMSAGSFCYLVFSTVCLAVAVYVFFIIPETKNKTFVEISQMFATKEAVVESQALSQLDQLKLKKMNGYGTLENGSLEFDSSSSCP; this comes from the exons TACATCAAGGACTTCTACAACCGTACTGTTGTGAGTCGAAATGGGACAGGCCTGAACGGAGAGGCGCTGACGCTCATGTACTCGCTGACCGTGTCCGTCTTTGCCATCGGAGGCCTTATCGGCTCCTTGATGGTGGGCATGCTCGTCACCAGATTTGGAAG GAAAGGAACTGTCGTCAACTCCACTGTGCTGGTCTTCATAGCAGGATCTCTGATGGGCTTCAGCCGGATCTGTCGCTCGCCCGAAATGGTCATTTTTGGACGCTTCATCACAGGAATACATTCAG ggATCTCTCTGAGCGTGGTGCCCATGTATCTAGGAGAAATTGCTCCAAAAAATCTCAGAGGCTTTCTAGGTCTCATGCCCAGTATCTTTATCTGTATTGGAGTCTTCTCTGCTCAGCTGCTGGGTCTGCATGAACTTCTTGGAAAG GAGGAACATTGGCCACTATTCCTCTCCCTAGTGGTTGTACCAACATTCATCCAGCTGATGCTGTTGCCATGGTTTCCAGAAAGTCCTCGTTATTTGTTGATTGAGAAGCACAATGTTCATGCCACCATCACAG CTTTAAAGTGGTACAGGGCCAAATGCAACATTCAGTCCGAGATTGAGGAAATGCAGGAGGAGCAGCGCTCTCTGTCCACGGTGGACACCGTGTCTGTCTGGCAGCTGCTGCTGGACCCTACAGTCCGCTGGCAGGTCCTCTCTGTGGTCGTCATTAACATCGGGATGCAGCTGTCTGGTATTGATGCA ATCTGGTTCTACACCAATGACATCTTTGAGAATGCTGGAATTCCCGCCCCTGAGATCCCTTACACCACTGTGGGAACTGGAGCCATCGAGATCATCGCAGGCCTCATAGGG TGTTTCACTATTGAGAGGCTGGGAAGGAGGCCATTGATTATTGGAGGTTTTGCAGTCATGGGAATGTGTTGTGCTGGGATAACACTTTCCCTCATACTTCAG ACACATGTGTACTTCATGAAGTATGTCAGTGTGGGCTGTGTGGTCGGCATCATTGCTGGGTTCTGTATAGGACCAG cTGGTGTTCCGTTCCTGATCACGGCTGAGCTCTTTAAGCAATCACATCGTCCTGCTGCGTACACTGTAGGCGGCTCACTGAACTGGATGTCAAACTTTACCATTGGCTTCATCTTCCCGTTCTTACAG ATGTCAGCAGGATCCTTCTGCTACCTGGTGTTCAGCACCGTGTGCTTAGCAGTAGCTGTCTACGTGTtcttcatcattccagagacgAAGAATAAGACGTTTGTGGAGATCAGTCAGATGTTTGCCACTAAAGAGGCAGTGGTAGAGAGCCAGGCTCTCAGTCAGCTTGATCAGCTCAAACTGAAGAAGATGAATGGATACGGAACGCTAGAAAACGGCTCACTCGAGTTCGACAGCTCCTCCTCCTGTCCCTGA